In a single window of the Lodderomyces elongisporus chromosome 4, complete sequence genome:
- the ILV2 gene encoding Acetolactate synthase, mitochondrial codes for MKKQLYQVAKSQTRTFTKVNQQNASSAASSASATRPTPSPAFNTADVDSPSKQTPPITSLHNTPLAQQQQQQQQQQRHRRGGLGGQKDVVMDDSFIGLTGGEIFHEMMLRHNVDTVFGYAGGAILPVFDAIYNSEKFKFVLPRHEQGAGHMAEGYARASGKPGVVLVTSGPGATNVITPMADALMDGVPLVVFTGQVPTTAIGTDAFQEADVIGISRSCSKWNVMVKNVAELPRRINEAFEIATSGRPGPVLVDLPKDVTASILRESIPIKTTLPSNALSMITKKAVNEFTSEAIKRSANILNKAKKPIIYCGAGILNHEDGPKLLKELADKANIPVTTTLQALGAFDQRDSKSLDMLGMHGSAAANTAIQNADCIIALGARFDDRVTGNIAKFAPEAKLAASENRGGILHFEISPKNINKVVEATEAIEGDVTANLKKFIPLVNSISDRPEWFAQLNEWKEKYPYSYQLETPESKIKPQTLIKEISDQSMTYNKEVIVTTGVGQHQMWAAQHFTWTKPRTMITSGGLGTMGYGLPAAIGAQVAKPDAIVIDIDGDASFNMTLTELSSAVQAGAPVKICVLNNEEQGMVTQWQSLFYEHRYSHTHQTNPDFMKLAEAMGVKGIRIETQDQLKSGVKEFLDCKEPVLLEVYVEKKVPVLPMVPAGKALDDFILWDSETEKQQNALRKQRTGGLY; via the coding sequence ATGAAAAAACAACTTTACCAAGTCGCCAAATCACAAACTAGAACATTCACAAAGGTAAACCAACAAAATGCCTCTTCGGCAGCTAGTTCAGCTTCGGCAACTAGACCAACACCTTCACCTGCTTTCAATACTGCTGATGTCGATTCACCACTGAAACAAACTCCACCAATCACTTCATTGCACAACACTCCTCTtgcacaacaacaacaacaacaacagcagcagcagcgcCATCGTCGTGGTGGACTTGGCGGCCAAAAAGATGTTGTGATGGATGACTCATTTATTGGTTTGACCGGTGGTGAAATCTTCCATGAAATGATGCTTAGACACAATGTAGACACTGTGTTTGGATATGCAGGTGGAGCCATTTTGCCAGTGTTTGACGCTATCTACAACTCggaaaaatttaaatttgttttgccCAGACACGAACAAGGTGCCGGCCACATGGCTGAAGGTTATGCCAGAGCCAGCGGTAAGCCAGGTGTTGTCTTGGTTACTTCGGGCCCTGGTGCCACAAATGTCATCACTCCAATGGCGGACGCATTAATGGATGGTGTTCCATTGGTTGTGTTTACCGGTCAAGTGCCCACTACCGCTATTGGTACCGATGCTTTCCAAGAAGCTGATGTCATTGGTATCTCAAGGTCTTGTTCAAAGTGGAATGTTATGGTGAAGAATGTTGCTGAATTGCCAAGGCGTATTAACGAAGCATTTGAGATTGCCACCTCTGGTAGACCAGGTCCCGTTTTGGTTGATTTACCAAAGGATGTCACAGCATCAATCTTGAGAGAATCCATCCCAATCAAGACTACATTACCATCCAATGCATTGAGTATGATTACAAAGAAAGCCGTAAATGAGTTCACCTCGGAAGCAATCAAGAGATCAGCAAACATCTTGAACAAGGCCAAAAAGCCAATCATTTACTGCGGTGCTGGTATTCTCAACCACGAAGATGGACCCAAGTTATTGAAGGAGTTGGCTGACAAGGCCAACATTCCAGTTACCACCACATTACAGGCATTGGGTGCATTTGACCAAAGAGATTCCAAATCATTGGATATGTTGGGTATGCATGGAAGTGCTGCAGCCAACACAGCAATACAAAATGCTGACTGTATCATTGCTCTTGGTGCTAGATTTGACGATCGTGTTACTGGTAACATTGCCAAATTTGCTCCAGAAGCTAAATTGGCAGCCAGCGAGAACCGTGGTGGTATCTTGCATTTTGAAATCTCGCCAAAGAACATCAACAAAGTTGTTGAGGCAACCGAGGCTATTGAAGGTGATGTCACTGCAAACTTGAAGAAATTTATTCCTCTCGTAAACTCCATTAGCGACAGACCAGAATGGTTTGCTCAACTTAATGAatggaaagagaaatacCCATACTCATACCAATTGGAAACACCAGAATCCAAAATTAAGCCACAAACATTGATTAAGGAAATCTCGGACCAATCAATGACATACAATAAGGAAGTTATTGTTACAACCGGTGTTGGACAGCATCAAATGTGGGCAGCTCAACATTTTACATGGACCAAGCCAAGAACCATGATCACATCAGGTGGTTTGGGAACCATGGGATATGGTCTTCCAGCAGCTATTGGTGCACAAGTGGCTAAGCCAGATGCTATTGTCATTGACATTGATGGAGATGCCTCATTCAACATGACCCTTACTGAACTCTCTTCTGCAGTTCAAGCCGGAGCACCAGTCAAGATTTGTGTCCTCAATAATGAAGAACAAGGTATGGTGACACAATGGCAATCTTTATTCTACGAACACAGATACTCGCACACACATCAAACTAACCCAGACTTTATGAAATTGGCCGAGGCTATGGGCGTCAAGGGTATCAGAATCGAGACCCAGGATCAATTGAAGTCTGGTGTTAAGGAATTTTTGGACTGTAAAGAGCCAGTCCTCTTGGAAGTTTACgttgaaaagaaagtgCCAGTCTTGCCAATGGTGCCAGCTGGTAAAGCATTGGACGATTTTATCCTTTGGGACTCAGAGActgaaaaacaacaaaatgcATTgaggaaacaaagaacTGGTGGATTGTACTAA
- the MEP1 gene encoding low affinity high capacity ammonium permease, whose translation MTEEVIKQLLTRRQLFTQNLEYDESYVLLFTIASAMIWIMVPGLAFLYSGLARRKSALSMIWIVIMSSFIGIFQWYFWGYSLAFSDKSTNPFIGDLHFFGFKNLLGASSDDSDFPQLAFAIFQLQFLLVTLAILAGGCIGERGRFLPAMVFLFCWATIVYCPVVYWIWGGGWAMNYKSGALDYAGGGPVEILSGVSAFVYSAFLGRRNETLMINYRPHNISTVFLGTALLYVGWLFFNGFSCANPSVKVAYSMMNTHLCGAFGAISWCLLDFRLENKWSMVAVCSGCISGLVAATPSSGMIPLWASVILGVVAGIVCNLSTKIKYLCHVDDSLDVWAEHGVAGVIGLLFNALFGSATVIGYDGVTTHEGGWIDHNWKQLYIQIAYILATFAYAGVVTAILCFVINKIPGLHLRVDYNGEEMGVDEDQIGEFAYDYVEVRRDFLDWGTPQDREKELEKIHAYVKEPYDEHNLGVRGSENENDIINSNNNNNNINNNSNNFKNNNSKMQAPEIINGIGGSLENDDTSGTMSDEKIQPRHLATEDHLQHQIPIHSQNPSRSQSVARTEDLEPRPYLAE comes from the coding sequence ATGACAGAAGAAGTAATCAAGCAACTTCTAACACGAAGACAATTATTCACTCAAAACTTGGAATACGACGAAAGTTATGTTCTTTTATTCACAATAGCCTCTGCCATGATCTGGATCATGGTGCCAGGGCTCGCTTTCCTTTACAGCGGGTTAGCCAGAAGGAAAAGTGCATTATCAATGATTTGGATCGTTATAATGTCGAGTTTTATCGGCATCTTCCAATGGTATTTCTGGGGATACTCTCTCGCGTTTAGCGACAAGAGCACAAACCCATTCATTGGAGACTTGCATTTCTTTGGATTCAAAAACTTGTTGGGTGCATCAAGCGACGATCTGGACTTTCCACAATTGGCATTTGCCATTTTCCAATTGCAGTTCCTCTTGGTGACATTGGCCATCTTGGCAGGTGGATGTATTGGAGAAAGAGGCCGTTTCTTACCAGCAATggtgtttctcttttgctgGGCCACCATAGTCTATTGTCCCGTGGTTTATTGGATCTGGGGCGGTGGATGGGCCATGAACTACAAATCTGGTGCATTGGACTATGCAGGCGGAGGTCCAGTTGAGATCCTTTCTGGTGTTTCTGCATTTGTCTACTCGGCATTTttgggaagaagaaatgaaacATTGATGATTAACTATCGTCCACATAATATCTCAACTGTGTTTTTGGGTACGGCATTGCTCTATGTTGGATGGTTGTTTTTCAATGGTTTCTCGTGCGCCAATCCTAGTGTCAAGGTTGCTTATTCAATGATGAACACCCACTTGTGTGGCGCTTTTGGTGCTATTTCATGGTGCTTGCTTGATTTCAGATTGGAAAACAAATGGTCCATGGTAGCTGTTTGTTCTGGATGCATTTCCGGTTTAGTGGCAGCTACTCCGAGCTCAGGTATGATCCCATTGTGGGCAAGTGTTATTTTGGGGGTTGTTGCTGGTATAGTGTGTAACTTGTCAACCAAGATCAAGTATCTTTGCCATGTCGATGATTCCTTGGATGTCTGGGCAGAGCAcggtgttgctggtgttattgGCTTATTGTTTAATGCATTATTTGGCTCAGCCACCGTTATTGGCTACGATGGAGTGACTACTCATGAAGGTGGTTGGATCGATCACAATTGGAAACAATTGTATATACAAATCGCCTATATCTTGGCCACTTTTGCCTATGCTGGAGTTGTTACTGCTATCTTGTGCTTTGTCATAAACAAGATCCCTGGCTTGCACTTGCGTGTTGATTACAATGGAGAAGAAATGGGTGTCGATGAAGACCAAATTGGTGAGTTTGCTTATGATTACGTTGAAGTGAGGAGAGATTTCCTTGATTGGGGAACGCCGCAAGATCGCgaaaaagaattggaaaaaatcCACGCCTATGTCAAGGAACCATATGATGAACACAATCTTGGAGTAAGAGGAAGcgaaaacgaaaatgaCATtatcaatagcaacaacaacaacaacaacatcaacaacaacagcaataactttaaaaacaacaatagcaagATGCAAGCCCCAGAGATTATTAATGGAATTGGTGGATCTTTGGAGAATGACGATACTTCGGGCACAATGAGTGACGAAAAGATCCAGCCGAGACATTTAGCAACTGAAGATCATCTACAACATCAAATACCTATTCACAGTCAAAATCCAAGTCGAAGTCAGAGTGTTGCTCGAACAGAGGATCTCGAGCCGAGACCATACCTAGCCGAGTAA
- the ACS1 gene encoding acetyl-CoA synthetase, giving the protein MPEQKNTSQKQSQSHISLDHEKMQQPPQGFFDRQPNGQEPNLKDFATYQKLYNQSIQDPNAFWTKQAQEYLHWSKPFEVARFPQDPKDDFKNGDLPAWFINGELNACYNAVDRWALKNPNKPAIIYEADEVGEGRIITYGELLKEVSKLAQVLVKLGVKKGDSVAVYLPMIPEAIVTLLAIVRIGAMHSVVFAGFSSASLRDRILDADSKIVITADESKRGGKTIETKKIVDGALKECPDVRNVIVFKRTGNPHVPFDNSNGRDLWWHEEMAKNGSYFPPTPMNAEDPLFLLYTSGSTGKPKGVQHTTAGYLLGALMTTKYTFDVHEDDILFTAGDIGWITGHTYCVYGPLLNGATSVVFEGTPAYPNFSRYWEIVDKYKVNQFYVAPTALRLLKRAGTKYIENYDLGSLRVLGSVGEPIAAEVWHWYNDNIGRGKAHIVDTYWQTESGSHLLTPLAGITPTKPGSASLPFFGVEPKILDPTTGAELKDNDVEGVLAIKQAWPSITRGIYNDYNRFIDTYLAPYPNHYFSGDGAARDLEGFYWILGRVDDVVNVSGHRLSTAEIEAALIEHQLVAESAVVGYADELTGQAVAAYVALKKDKLPANTTEEDLELIKKELVLTVRKEIGPFAAPKLILLVDDLPKTRSGKIMRRILRKVLAGEEDQLGDTSTLSNPQVVQQIIDIVHKSKK; this is encoded by the coding sequence ATGccagaacaaaaaaatactcTGCAAAAACAATCTCAGTCTCATATTTCCTTGGACCATGAAAAGATGcaacaaccaccacaaGGATTTTTCGACAGACAACCAAATGGCCAAGAGCCAAACTTGAAGGACTTTGCCACCTACCAAAAATTGTACAATCAATCGATTCAAGACCCAAATGCATTTTGGACTAAACAAGCTCAAGAATACTTGCACTGGTCTAAACCATTTGAAGTTGCCAGATTCCCACAAGACCCCAAGGATGACTTTAAAAATGGAGACTTGCCCGCTTGGTTTATCAATGGTGAATTGAATGCATGCTACAATGCAGTTGACCGCTGGGCATTGAAGAACCCCAACAAGCCAGCAATTATCTATGAGGCTGACGAGGTTGGAGAAGGCAGAATAATCACTTATGGAGAATTGTTGAAGGAGGTTTCCAAATTGGCCCAGGTTTTGGTCAAGTTGGGCGTCAAGAAGGGCGACTCGGTTGCAGTGTACTTGCCAATGATTCCAGAGGCTATCGTTACATTGTTGGCTATTGTCCGTATTGGTGCCATGCACTCTGTGGTTTTTGCCGGCTTTTCTTCAGCCTCTTTGCGTGACCGTATCTTGGATGCCGACTCTAAGATTGTTATTACCGCTGACGAATCCAAGAGAGGTGGAAAGACTattgaaacaaagaagattGTGGATGGCGCATTGAAGGAATGCCCAGATGTACGCAATGTTATTGTGTTTAAGAGAACTGGTAACCCACACGTGCCATTTGACAATTCCAACGGAAGAGACTTGTGGTGGCACGAGGAGATGGCCAAGAATGGCTCTTATTTCCCACCAACCCCAATGAATGCCGAAGACccattgtttttgctttataCCTCGGGCTCTACCGGTAAACCCAAGGGTGTCCAACACACCACTGCCGGTTACTTGTTGGGTGCACTCATGACTACAAAGTATACCTTTGACGTTCACGAAGATGACATTTTATTCACTGCTGGTGACATTGGCTGGATTACAGGTCACACTTATTGTGTTTACGGTCCATTGTTGAATGGTGCCACCTCTGTGGTGTTTGAAGGTACCCCTGCTTATCCAAACTTTTCAAGATACTGGGAAATTGTTGACAAGTACAAGGTTAACCAATTTTACGTTGCTCCAACGGCTTTGAGATTGTTGAAGAGGGCCGGTACCAAGTATATTGAAAACTATGACCTTGGCTCATTAAGAGTTCTTGGTTCTGTTGGTGAACCAATTGCAGCTGAGGTTTGGCACTGGTATAACGACAATATTGGTCGTGGTAAAGCCCATATCGTTGACACTTATTGGCAGACAGAGTCTGGTTCTCACTTGTTGACTCCATTGGCTGGTATCACACCAACAAAACCAGGATCTGCCTCTTTGCCATTTTTCGGTGTTGAACCAAAGATTTTGGACCCAACCACTGGTGCTGAGTTGAAGGATAACGACGTTGAAGGTGTCTTGGCTATTAAACAAGCATGGCCATCCATCACAAGAGGTATCTACAATGACTATAATCGTTTTATCGACACTTATTTGGCACCATACCCTAACCACTACTttagtggtgatggtgcAGCAAGAGACCTTGAAGGCTTTTACTGGATCTTGGGTAGAGTCGATGATGTTGTTAATGTGTCTGGCCACAGATTATCAACTGCTGAGATTGAAGCTGCTTTGATTGAACATCAATTGGTTGCCGAGAGTGCCGTTGTTGGATATGCTGACGAATTGACTGGTCaagctgttgctgcttatGTCGCTTTGAAGAAGGATAAGTTGCCAGCCAATACAACTGAAGAAGATCTCGAACTCattaaaaaagagttgGTTCTCACTGTGCGTAAAGAGATTGGTCCATTTGCTGCACCAAAGTTGATTCTTTTGGTTGACGACTTGCCAAAGACTAGATCTGGTAAGATTATGAGAAGAATTTTGAGAAAAGTTCTTGCTGGTGAAGAAGACCAATTGGGTGACACTTCAACATTGTCCAATCCACAAGTTGTCCAACAAATTATCGACATTGTTCACAAGAGCAAGAAGTGA
- the HEM4 gene encoding uroporphyrinogen-III synthase (BUSCO:EOG092634MM) yields MTIDDKQTVILLKNPSTPTDPYEALLQAKNYSPKFIRLLTHEHKDKSLTKQYLTNHAFLKDTQYFIITSQRAVEMFQECIEEIRQDAILGNHEENVVETILSKTGYTVGPATYSILKKVGFKDVRGGIDAGNGAKLSDLIINDIKDVNTKIVFFTGEIRKDIIPKKLTTPVPCEFLGFSQFEEFVMYKTMERDDIIDKFQELHAEMNGQGWVIFYSPQGTRDIVKHLKQNIREGKKYWKLGVIGPTTEEYLIANDLKPDVVAQRPDAESLCSAMIEFDTSNSQ; encoded by the coding sequence ATGACAATAGACGATAAGCAAACAGTGATTTTACTCAAAAATCCTAGTACACCAACGGATCCATATGAGGCTTTATTACAAGCCAAGAATTACTCTCCAAAATTTATTCGATTGCTCACACATGAGCACAAGGACAAGCTGCTAACAAAGCAATACCTCACCAACCATGCGTTTCTCAAAGACACACAGTACTTTATCATCACATCGCAGCGAGCGGTGGAGATGTTTCAAGAATGTATCGAAGAGATTAGACAAGATGCAATTTTGGGCAACCATGAAGAAAATGTTGTGGAGACGATTTTGAGCAAGACTGGATATACCGTGGGGCCAGCAACGTACTCCATCTTAAAGAAAGTTGGGTTTAAAGATGTGCGTGGAGGTATTGATGCTGGAAACGGTGCCAAACTATCCGATTTGATCATTAATGATATCAAGGATGTGAATACAAAAATTGTCTTTTTCACTGGTGAAATTAGAAAAGATATCATTCCAAAGAAATTAACTACACCAGTACCGTGCGAGTTTTTAGGGTTTAGCCAGTTTGAAGAGTTTGTAATGTACAAGACGATGGAGCGCGACGATATAATTGACAAGTTTCAGGAGCTTCATGCAGAGATGAATGGCCAAGGATGGGTTATATTCTATAGTCCACAAGGAACTCGCGATATAGTGAAGCATTTGAAACAGAATATCCGAGAAGGTAAAAAGTATTGGAAGTTGGGTGTTATAGGACCAACTACAGAAGAGTACTTGATAGCAAATGACTTGAAACCAGATGTGGTTGCACAACGACCGGATGCCGAGAGTTTGTGCTCAGCCATGATCGAGTTTGACACAAGTAATAGTCAGTAA
- the AGE2 gene encoding ARF GAP with effector function(s), whose translation MSYASRSSSRALPSSKKTHSETHKQILKQLLREEANKSCADCKTTKNPRWASWNLGCFICIRCSGIHRSMGTHISKVKSVDLDAWTDEQIENMVKWGNEKCNGYWESKLPEAYIPDGSKIENFIRTKYDLKKWCSSPTVPNPSTIPGKSQTVNNQNKSTNSSTNSSTSSSTNFNNNSSTASNASRVDSSSTKKTLGSLPTANSSAKSNSLLDDDFGHFTTSSKHTSSHAPPVPQKHSSQPVTPRTPQVPISRTPQPAQVSRTSQQLQSAQSTGGSISSNSRPDLKKSILSLYASPSSSNSFLQTQQTPPPQSQSQPLHLQQQIRANSQTNSLTDSLAGLSFHSNSTSNLYPGLNNTTTTTTTTNSSNYNNNNNLNNYSQPQSHSTGSLNAPSKLQQNIQNNTWNNEWSDASSTSSNATRAAQRSTTTNLDDDLFKNVWS comes from the coding sequence ATGAGTTACGCATCAAGATCTTCATCAAGGGCATTACCATCTTCGAAAAAGACACACCTGGAAACACACAAACAGATCCTTAAACAGTTGTTACGGGAAGAGGCAAACAAATCTTGTGCAGACTGTAAAACCACAAAGAACCCTCGTTGGGCGTCATGGAATTTGGGCTGTTTCATCTGCATTCGGTGTTCTGGGATCCATAGAAGTATGGGAACACACATATCAAAAGTCAAGAGTGTCGATTTGGATGCATGGACAGAcgaacaaattgaaaatatgGTGAAATGGGGCAACGAGAAATGCAATGGGTATTGGGAAAGCAAACTACCTGAGGCTTATATACCGGATGGatcaaagattgaaaacTTTATTAGAACCAAGTATGACTTGAAGAAATGGTGCTCATCACCAACAGTGCCAAACCCAAGCACCATTCCTGGTAAATCTCAAACAGtcaacaaccaaaacaaaagcaccAACTCAAGCACCAACTCCAGCACTAGTTCCAGCaccaatttcaacaataatTCCAGCACCGCATCTAATGCATCTCGCGTCGATAGTTCTTCTACCAAGAAAACCTTAGGCTCGCTTCCCACAGCAAATAGCTCTGCAAAGTCTAACAGCTTGTTGGACGATGATTTTGGTCACTTTACCACATCTTCAAAACACACTTCTTCACATGCTCCACCTGTTCCTCAAAAGCACCTGTcccaaccagtaacaccacGTACTCCTCAAGTTCCTATCTCAAGAACTCCACAACCAGCACAGGTATCTAGAACCTCACAGCAATTGCAATCGGCACAATCTACCGGCGGAAGCATCTCAAGCAACTCAAGACCAGATTTGAAGAAATCTATCTTGTCTTTATACGCATCCCCTTCATCATCCAACAGTTTTcttcaaactcaacaaaCACCTCCaccacaatcacaatcacaaccaTTACACCTACAACAGCAAATAAGAGCCAACTCTCAAACAAACTCGTTAACCGACTCACTTGCTGGACTCTCTTTCCATTCAAACTCAACATCAAACCTTTACCCTGGACTCAATaataccaccactaccacgaccaccaccaacagcagcaactataataataacaataatctCAACAACTACTCACAACCTCAATCCCATTCTACAGGATCATTGAATGCACCATCAAAATTACaacaaaatatacaaaacaatacaTGGAACAATGAGTGGAGTGACGCTTCTTCCACATCGAGCAATGCTACAAGAGCAGCACAGAGATCTACAACCACGAATCTTGACGACGACTTATTCAAGAATGTATGGAGCTGA
- the PIC2 gene encoding Cu/Pi carrier, giving the protein MAGSIADKITQPIEDQIRKATGQGGPGSSSSTPSPVKPEPKIKEFTAAYYAACTVGGIIACGPTHSAITPLDLVKCRRQVDAHLYKSNMQGFRTIIKTPGDSLFTGFGATFIGYSFQGAGKYGFYEFFKRQYSVLVGPKYAEQYKTGVFLAASASAEFLADIALCPFETIKVKTQTTIPPFANSVWDGWHKIVAKEGMAGLYKGIVPLWCRQIPYTMVKFASFENVVERIYKFLGKPKKDFSTLQQTGVSFLGGYIAGIFCAVVSHPADVMVSKINSDKQPGESTGQALGRIYKKIGFTGLWNGLPVRIFMIGTLTGFQWLIYDSFKVIIGLPTTGGH; this is encoded by the coding sequence aTGGCCGGAAGCATAGCAGATAAGATAACACAGCCAATCGAGGACCAAATCAGAAAAGCTACTGGTCAAGGCGGACCAGGCTCTTCTTCATCGACGCCTCTGCCTGTGAAACCAGAACCCAAGATCAAGGAGTTTACTGCTGCTTACTATGCAGCATGTACCGTTGGTGGTATAATTGCTTGTGGCCCTACCCATTCGGCAATCACACCATTAGATCTTGTAAAGTGTAGACGTCAAGTTGACGCACATTTGTACAAGTCCAACATGCAAGGATTCCGTACCATAATCAAGACACCGGGTGACTCTCTTTTCACGGGTTTTGGTGCTACCTTTATTGGATATTCCTTCCAAGGTGCTGGTAAGTATGGTTTTTatgaatttttcaaaagacaGTATAGTGTGCTTGTGGGCCCAAAATATGCTGAACAATACAAGACGGGTGTGTTTTTGGCAGCCTCGGCCAGTGCTGAGTTTTTGGCAGATATTGCACTTTGTCCCTTTGAAACCATCAAGGTCAAGACCCAAACGACCATTCCACCTTTTGCAAATAGTGTATGGGATGGATGGCACAAGATTGTAGCCAAAGAAGGTATGGCTGGTTTGTACAAGGGTATTGTACCATTGTGGTGTAGACAAATTCCATACACAATGGTGAAGTTTGCCAGTTTTGAAAACGTTGTTGAAAGaatttataaatttttgGGCAAGCCAAAGAAGGACTTCAGCACTTTGCAGCAGACTGGTGTGAGTTTCCTTGGTGGTTATATTGCAGGTATCTTTTGTGCCGTGGTTTCACACCCTGCCGATGTGATGGTGTCCAAAATCAACTCGGACAAGCAACCTGGCGAAAGTACGGGCCAAGCCTTGGGCAGAATATACAAGAAGATTGGATTTACTGGCTTATGGAATGGATTACCAGTGAGAATCTTTATGATTGGTACCTTGACGGGATTCCAGTGGTTGATTTACGACTCCTTCAAGGTTATTATCGGATTACCCACTACTGGTGGCCACTAA